The following proteins are co-located in the Microvirga ossetica genome:
- the groES gene encoding co-chaperone GroES, translated as MKFRPLHDRVVVRRIEAEEKTAGGIIIPDTAKEKPQEGEIVAVGPGARDESGKVVALDVKAGDRVLFGKWSGTEVRIDGQDLLIMKESDIMGVIEQSAAAQKAA; from the coding sequence ATGAAGTTCCGTCCGCTGCACGACCGCGTCGTCGTCCGCCGCATCGAAGCCGAAGAGAAGACGGCCGGCGGCATCATCATCCCGGACACCGCCAAGGAGAAGCCGCAAGAGGGCGAGATCGTCGCCGTCGGCCCCGGCGCCCGTGACGAGAGCGGCAAGGTCGTCGCCCTCGACGTGAAGGCCGGCGACCGCGTGCTCTTCGGCAAGTGGTCCGGCACCGAGGTGCGTATCGATGGCCAGGATCTCCTGATCATGAAGGAATCCGACATCATGGGCGTGATCGAACAGTCCGCCGCGGCTCAGAAGGCAGCTTAA